In one window of Episyrphus balteatus chromosome 3, idEpiBalt1.1, whole genome shotgun sequence DNA:
- the LOC129913212 gene encoding gustatory receptor for bitter taste 93a-like, with amino-acid sequence MFGQSFLVKMPNKSSKLFFKCFFYCAKFLGMTFFKITNKGRLKTSRSVQIVSILSRLFCLAGFAPYLFEEGFSDIIDVQRLPIRIMAIVQTFSIIVAILVCFIFQTIKQKEFISIINRALDIFHQISSIKANFEIIGLQVYLVIVLRIFINIAMIFSESSRLTDVKMSFNPCYFVFFVLRSYLWFGTLIVVDLLCLGFVVSSQMYQAIGDKLKVLAKRAEKLENWNCSMTSFRRMQLLCDFSDELEKYAKIYSEIFKLTNEFHTFIQLFILFMFYTDFVILIGNIHHTFLIYMASGSIKWSLLTISGIQGTQIVFYIFLVDKAVKSSKIPEHINLDLIVSDVEPRWDKSVDQFLNQLKFQDLNLDVYGLFRLNNELLLMGFSAIVSYLTIMIQFQMLGFFKDEV; translated from the exons ATGTTTGGCCAGTCTTTCCTTGTTAAAATGCCAAACAAGTcgtcaaaattgtttttcaaatgtTTCTTCTATTGCGCAAAGTTTCTGGgaatgacttttttcaaaattaccaaTAAAGGACGACTCAAAACCTCGAGAAGTGTTCAAATTGTTTCCATTCTATCAAGACTTTTCTGCTTAGCTGGTTTCGCTCCTTATTTGTTCGAAGAAGGCTTTAGTGACATTATCGACGTACAACGACTTCCTATCCGAATAATGGCCATAGTGCAGACTTTTTCCATAATAGTCGCAATTcttgtgtgttttatttttcaaactatCAAACAGAAGGAGTTTATCAGTATCATAAATCGTGCTTTGGacatttttcatcaaatatcgTCAATAAAAGCTAATTTTGAAATTATCGGCCTTCAGGTGTATCTTGTAATTGTTTTACGGATTTTCATAAATATTGCGATGATATTTTCCGAATCGTCAAGATTAACGGATGTTAAAATGTCGTTTAATCCTTGTTACtttgtcttttttgttttgagatcATACCTTTGGTTTGGAACACTCATTGTTGTGGACCTTTTGTGTTTGGGATTTGTGGTATCTTCGCAAATGTATCAAGCAATTGGCGATAAATTGAAAGTTCTGGCAAAACGTgctgaaaaattggaaaattggaATTGTTCGATGACATCATTTCGGCGAATGCAATTGCTTTGTGATTTTTCAGATGAATTggaaaaatatgcaaaaatatattcggaaatttttaaacttaccaATGAGTTCCACACATTCATACAATTGTTTATATTGTTTATGTTTTATACGGATTTTGTGATTTTAATTGGAAATATTCATCATACTTTTTTGATTTACATGGCAAGTGGATCTATAAAATGGAGCTTACTCACTATCAGTGGGATTCAGGGaacacaaattgttttttacatttttctggTAGATAAGGCAGTGAAAAGCTCGAAAATTCCAGAACATATCAATTTGGATCTTATTGTTTCGGATGTGGAACCTCGATGGGATAAAAGT GTGGATCAGTTTCTAAATCAACTTAAATTTCAAGACTTAAATCTCGATGTTTATGGTTTATTTCGACTCAATAATGAGCTTTTGCTGATGGGATTTTCAGCGATAGTTTCGTATTTGACGATTATGATACAATTTCAAATGCTCGGGTTTTTTAAGGATGAAGTGTGA